The genomic interval AATGCCTTATCCACTAGTTCTTTAAAATGACTCCTATTAGTCATTGTTACTTAGCCTTAATTCCTAATTACTTTAATAAGATTACGCGCTTGGTCTCTGAGGCAGCCCCTCGTTCTTAGCCTCCTCAATTAACTTCTTCAGTTCCTCAGCGGTTAGTTTCCTGAAGGACTTGGTCTTAGCATCAATAACTCCAATTTCAAATCTGTCAGACTCAAGGCTCTCTGCCACTAGGCTTAGTGACTTAATGGTTAACTTAACGCATGAATTAATATCCATCTCATATTTATAGTTCTTCTCAAGGTATTCAAGTATTAAAGATGAGCCACTTCCTAATGCTGTTGCGTAGTAGCCAAAGTATATTCCACTTGGGTCTGTTTGGTAAAGCCTTGGACCATTCTTATCAACACCCCCTATTATTAATGCTATACCGAAGGGTCTAACACCACCATGTTGAGTGTAGGCTTGCTCCAGGTCACTAATCCTCTTAGTTATGTACTCGACATCAGCCTGCTCATCATAGAGAAGCCTATATACTTGGGCCTGTTCCCTAGCGTAATCTATCAGGATCCTAGCGTCTGAGAGTAATCCTGCTGAAGCAGCACCAATATGGGTATCAATCATATACACCTTCTCTATTGAATTAAGATCTATTAATGGCCCCAGTTTCCTTTTTTCAGCAGCAAGTACAACACCATCAGAACATTTTAAGCCAACAGTAGCCCACCCCCTCTTAACTGCCTCACCAGCATACCTAACCTGGTATAATTCACCCTCTGGGCTAAATATCGTTATAGCCCGATCATATCCAGCCATCTGTGGACTAAACATACTGAAAACCTAGTTGCCCTGTGTTTTTAACCTTTAACTAATAGTTCACAGCTATCCTAATCTAGGTCACCATCAGTAAGCCCATTAGTATGGATTAATATGCCTTAGAATGGCTTAGATAGTAACTTTAATGGGCTTATGAACATTAATGAATAATGAACGCTAAGCACAAATGATAAAGTTAATTAGGTAGCTTACTTTCTAACTATTAAATATCTAGTAAGTACAAGCAGTGCAGCTGCCGTTAGAATCAGTGATACTATTGATAAAATCAGTGATAGGTTAATTAACTCTGCATTATAGCCTACAATGCTAACTTTATTGACTGTAACCGTTGCCGTAACTGTGGTTAATAGGGTGCTATACGATGTTGAGTAAATGACACTACTCACTGTACTAACCGTGGTTACTGTTTCAGTTATAATTGAGGTTTCAGTTACGGTGATTGTCTTGTTAATTAGTCTTGGGATTAATGACGACGTATTCGATACCGTTACGGTATATGAACTAGTACGTAACTGAGGCTCAACAGTTATGTTCACAGTCCTTTCATCAACAAGTACCCAGGATCCATTAAGTAGATAGTAAAGGCTTACGTTCAACCTATTAACACCAACATGGGGTAAGGATACAAGAAACGTGAACCTAAGTATACCTGGTGCAGTACTTATTGGTAAACTTCCAAGCGTTAAGGATCCATTACTTAATACTACCATTATTGTTGACATGCATGAGTTAGGGCTTGTTATAAGGCATGGAGGAGCATACTCAACTATCACCGTTATATTAGTGGGTTGCCCTACCTCCACTGGGCTAGTGTAGTTAACTTCAATTATCTTAGTATAATTCTCATAGTTACCCTGAGCCAATACGCATACTGATACAGCCAATACTGCAATCACCACACCCACTAGCACTCTC from Caldivirga sp. carries:
- the psmA gene encoding archaeal proteasome endopeptidase complex subunit alpha, with the translated sequence MFSPQMAGYDRAITIFSPEGELYQVRYAGEAVKRGWATVGLKCSDGVVLAAEKRKLGPLIDLNSIEKVYMIDTHIGAASAGLLSDARILIDYAREQAQVYRLLYDEQADVEYITKRISDLEQAYTQHGGVRPFGIALIIGGVDKNGPRLYQTDPSGIYFGYYATALGSGSSLILEYLEKNYKYEMDINSCVKLTIKSLSLVAESLESDRFEIGVIDAKTKSFRKLTAEELKKLIEEAKNEGLPQRPSA